The following are from one region of the Deinococcus ruber genome:
- a CDS encoding transposase → MERLLTCEPLRHAQELVHDFRTMVRTRQGEALGQWVKRVRSSGLTNRMSFAEGRECEGSALHAALTLPYSNGPTEGAVNRLKTIKRQMYGRANFDLLRIRVLSGSSRAPKGCKNRKTEASSP, encoded by the coding sequence GTGGAACGGTTGCTGACCTGTGAACCGCTTCGGCACGCTCAGGAGTTGGTTCACGACTTCCGGACGATGGTCCGCACCCGTCAGGGCGAGGCGCTCGGTCAGTGGGTGAAACGTGTCCGGTCGAGCGGGTTGACGAACCGGATGAGCTTCGCCGAAGGTCGTGAGTGCGAAGGGTCAGCGCTGCATGCAGCGCTGACCCTTCCTTACAGCAATGGTCCGACAGAAGGGGCCGTGAACCGCCTGAAGACCATCAAGCGGCAGATGTATGGCCGCGCCAACTTCGATCTCTTGCGAATCCGCGTGCTCTCCGGATCATCACGTGCACCAAAAGGGTGCAAGAACCGCAAAACCGAGGCAAGCTCACCGTAG